From Leptolyngbya sp. KIOST-1, one genomic window encodes:
- a CDS encoding Npun_R2821/Npun_R2822 family protein has product MDGICTLGNDRVYDQIVALINSIEVFAPGMPVCIYPYDERVEQLRELVQDRPQVTLYDDSASIQRWDAWVEQIWATHPTARQQWDAIGSEGIHRMGTHRRFCAFDGPFDRFMYMDADTLLLGDPSPVFNALNEYDWVTYDFQHKDLSHVYDVNSGWMEKLFPAEQLQRQAFCSGFYASHRGLFDPDQGQEVFTWLISGEAAVLYPMAPDQTILNYLVMRCGVNSCNLALTLPADQRTGNSVTSSHFTVENHRVYDKGVPLLYLHYIGLSSKLFARLCNGENVDLPYRDVFLHYRYLQAPETRPALLGKLVTAKPQGWRRYLKPLAQLLP; this is encoded by the coding sequence ATGGACGGCATTTGTACTCTCGGCAACGATCGCGTCTACGACCAAATCGTTGCTCTGATCAACAGCATCGAGGTCTTCGCCCCAGGGATGCCGGTGTGCATTTACCCCTACGACGAGCGGGTGGAGCAGTTGCGTGAACTGGTGCAAGATCGGCCCCAGGTGACGCTCTACGACGACAGCGCCTCAATCCAGCGGTGGGATGCCTGGGTCGAGCAAATTTGGGCCACCCACCCCACCGCTCGGCAGCAGTGGGATGCGATCGGCAGTGAGGGCATTCACCGCATGGGCACCCACCGCCGCTTCTGCGCCTTCGACGGCCCCTTCGATCGCTTTATGTATATGGATGCCGATACGCTGCTGCTGGGCGATCCATCCCCGGTGTTCAACGCGCTGAATGAGTATGACTGGGTCACCTACGACTTTCAGCACAAAGACCTCAGCCATGTGTACGACGTAAACTCTGGCTGGATGGAAAAGCTGTTTCCGGCGGAACAGCTGCAGCGGCAGGCATTTTGCTCAGGGTTCTACGCCAGCCACCGAGGTTTGTTTGATCCTGACCAGGGCCAAGAGGTTTTCACCTGGCTGATATCTGGGGAAGCGGCGGTACTGTATCCTATGGCCCCCGACCAGACCATTCTCAACTACCTGGTGATGCGGTGCGGGGTGAACTCCTGCAACCTGGCGCTAACTTTGCCAGCCGACCAACGCACCGGCAACTCCGTCACCTCCAGCCACTTCACCGTTGAAAATCACCGGGTCTACGACAAGGGCGTGCCGCTGCTGTACCTGCACTACATTGGCCTGTCGTCCAAACTCTTCGCCCGCCTTTGCAACGGCGAGAACGTTGACTTGCCCTACCGCGACGTGTTTTTGCACTACCGCTATCTACAGGCCCCTGAGACTCGCCCCGCCCTGCTGGGCAAACTAGTGACAGCCAAGCCCCAGGGCTGGCGACGGTACCTCAAACCCCTGGCCCAACTGCTCCCCTAG
- a CDS encoding glycosyltransferase — MPDPAATRGLPQTDIPIRTISLPTSAPGPRAVGKLFRHLSGDVIYAYKLKPSSFGLALLHRQVSQHRRPVVLDIDDWELSWHGGDDYRYRPHLRQLARDLLKPAGALRHPDHPLYLQWIERLVAKADRVTTHNDFLQRRFGGVKIPNGKDTELFNPDRYDPEASRAAYGLSNYRVLMFPGAPRPYKGVEDVLVAMDRLNQPDLKLVIVGGSPYDDYDRTLRDRWPQHIIHLGKRPAGEMPRVIAAAHVVVVPQRQTPAAQAQFPLKLTDGMAMAKPILATRVGDIPQILADSGYLAEPNSPADLAAQIQAIFADWPQAQTLGQRARARCCEHYSLTTMAIQLDNLLVTL, encoded by the coding sequence ATGCCTGACCCTGCCGCGACCCGAGGGCTGCCCCAAACCGACATTCCCATCCGCACCATTTCCCTCCCCACTTCCGCCCCTGGGCCGCGGGCTGTGGGTAAACTCTTTCGCCACCTCAGCGGCGACGTTATCTACGCCTACAAGCTCAAGCCCAGCAGCTTTGGGCTGGCTCTGCTGCACCGCCAGGTGTCTCAGCACCGCCGCCCGGTCGTCCTCGACATTGACGACTGGGAGCTGAGCTGGCACGGGGGCGACGACTACCGCTATCGCCCCCATCTCCGACAATTGGCGCGGGATTTACTGAAACCGGCAGGGGCGCTGCGCCACCCCGACCATCCGCTCTATTTGCAGTGGATAGAACGGCTGGTGGCCAAAGCGGATCGGGTCACCACCCACAACGACTTTTTGCAGCGGCGCTTCGGCGGGGTCAAAATCCCCAACGGCAAAGACACCGAGCTGTTTAACCCCGATCGCTACGATCCGGAGGCCAGCCGCGCCGCCTACGGCCTCAGCAACTACCGGGTGCTGATGTTTCCCGGCGCACCCCGCCCCTACAAAGGTGTGGAAGATGTTTTGGTCGCCATGGATCGGCTCAACCAGCCCGACCTGAAGCTGGTGATCGTCGGCGGCAGCCCCTACGACGACTACGATCGCACCCTGCGCGATCGCTGGCCCCAGCACATCATTCACCTGGGCAAACGGCCCGCCGGGGAGATGCCCCGAGTGATCGCCGCCGCCCACGTGGTCGTGGTGCCCCAGCGACAGACCCCCGCCGCCCAGGCCCAGTTCCCGCTCAAGCTCACCGACGGTATGGCGATGGCGAAACCCATTCTGGCGACGCGGGTGGGCGACATTCCCCAGATCCTGGCCGATTCGGGCTACCTGGCCGAGCCCAACTCACCGGCTGACCTCGCCGCTCAGATTCAGGCTATTTTTGCTGACTGGCCCCAGGCCCAAACCCTGGGGCAGCGGGCCAGGGCGCGCTGCTGCGAGCACTACAGCCTGACCACCATGGCCATTCAATTAGACAATCTGCTGGTTACTTTATAG
- the gloA gene encoding lactoylglutathione lyase produces the protein MRLLHTMLRVGDLDRSLKFYCDVLGMRLLRKKDYPGGEFTLAFVGYGDEADHTVLELTYNWGTESYDLGNAYGHIALGVDDIYATCDRIKAQGGQVVREPGPMKHGSTVIAFVQDPDGYKVELIQLGTSEGHRQAAEPQMAAS, from the coding sequence ATGCGACTACTCCACACCATGCTGCGGGTCGGCGACCTCGATCGCTCCCTCAAGTTTTACTGCGATGTGCTGGGGATGCGGCTGCTGCGCAAAAAAGACTACCCCGGCGGCGAGTTTACCCTGGCCTTTGTGGGCTATGGCGATGAGGCCGACCACACGGTGCTAGAGCTGACCTACAACTGGGGCACCGAGTCCTACGATTTGGGCAACGCCTACGGCCACATTGCGCTGGGGGTAGACGATATCTACGCCACCTGCGATCGCATCAAAGCCCAGGGCGGGCAGGTGGTGCGCGAGCCCGGCCCTATGAAGCACGGCTCAACGGTGATTGCTTTCGTGCAGGATCCCGATGGCTACAAGGTTGAGCTGATTCAGCTGGGCACCTCCGAAGGACATCGACAGGCGGCAGAACCCCAGATGGCAGCCAGCTAA
- a CDS encoding XisH family protein, which yields MAAKDLFHDAVKRALEKDGWTITDDPLFLRFGGLEMYIDLGAERIFAAERNNEKIAVEVKSFVAPSTATEFSTALGQFLKYQLALEAVEADRRLYLAVPMDTYRDFFTLELPRLLVERYRVHLIVYDPEEEVITQWQM from the coding sequence ATGGCTGCCAAAGACCTGTTTCACGATGCCGTCAAACGCGCCCTTGAAAAAGACGGTTGGACAATTACCGACGATCCACTGTTTCTCCGCTTTGGTGGGCTGGAGATGTACATCGACTTGGGGGCCGAGCGCATTTTTGCTGCCGAACGCAACAACGAAAAAATTGCCGTTGAGGTCAAAAGCTTTGTGGCTCCCTCCACTGCTACCGAGTTCAGCACCGCCCTGGGCCAATTTCTCAAATATCAGCTTGCCCTAGAGGCAGTCGAAGCCGACCGACGGCTTTATCTGGCGGTTCCAATGGATACCTACCGCGATTTCTTCACGCTGGAGCTGCCCCGATTGCTGGTTGAGCGCTACCGCGTGCATCTAATTGTCTACGATCCAGAAGAGGAGGTGATTACCCAATGGCAGATGTAA
- a CDS encoding glycosyltransferase family 10 domain-containing protein: protein MPLPVVGMISSYSGLAQCDWLWKQSPQPFGLWGNMQLHGPDPSPDYLLLYQFNFHEQLAPPPRSKAQQLRDVLSFPRPQAVNALDQLPLQFVQVPKERIAFLLREPPLPEVRAQNLLNYAYAQDHCGYVSGPDDSAPVPAYMPAIWYVNVSFRELNEAPPPDKHSPCSWITSGINRTESHRQRLAFLQQLQESGVPVEVYGRNLPPGTRTAGELSNKWSGMAPYTYNLAIENYAYNDWYASEKLWDALLAWCLPIYYGGGAADQLLPPGSFLRLPSLDDKGIEYIREVTASPDAWLEAKDAIAEARQVILHKLNLMNWLSEWVGQAQP, encoded by the coding sequence ATGCCTCTCCCCGTTGTCGGTATGATCTCCAGCTACAGTGGCCTCGCCCAGTGCGACTGGCTGTGGAAGCAAAGCCCGCAGCCCTTTGGCCTGTGGGGCAACATGCAGCTACATGGGCCAGACCCCAGCCCTGACTACCTGCTGCTGTACCAGTTCAACTTTCACGAGCAGCTGGCGCCACCGCCCCGCTCCAAAGCCCAGCAGCTGCGCGATGTGCTGTCTTTCCCTAGGCCTCAAGCAGTGAATGCCCTGGACCAGCTACCGCTTCAGTTCGTCCAGGTACCCAAGGAGCGCATTGCCTTTTTGCTGCGCGAGCCGCCCCTGCCCGAGGTACGTGCCCAAAACCTGCTCAACTACGCCTACGCCCAAGACCACTGCGGCTACGTCTCCGGCCCCGACGACTCGGCCCCGGTGCCCGCCTACATGCCTGCCATCTGGTACGTGAATGTCTCGTTTCGAGAGCTTAACGAAGCTCCACCCCCCGATAAGCACAGCCCCTGCAGCTGGATCACCTCCGGCATCAACCGCACCGAGAGCCACCGCCAGCGGTTGGCGTTTTTGCAGCAGCTCCAGGAGAGCGGCGTGCCCGTCGAAGTCTATGGCCGCAATCTACCCCCCGGTACCCGCACCGCCGGCGAACTCAGCAACAAGTGGTCGGGCATGGCCCCCTACACCTACAACCTGGCGATCGAGAACTATGCCTACAACGACTGGTACGCCAGCGAAAAGCTGTGGGATGCGCTGCTGGCCTGGTGTCTGCCCATCTACTACGGCGGCGGCGCAGCGGATCAGCTCTTGCCCCCCGGCAGCTTTTTGCGCCTGCCCAGTCTGGACGATAAGGGGATTGAGTACATCCGTGAGGTGACGGCTAGCCCCGATGCGTGGCTGGAGGCAAAGGATGCGATCGCCGAAGCCCGCCAGGTAATCCTCCACAAGCTCAACCTGATGAACTGGCTTTCGGAGTGGGTGGGGCAAGCGCAGCCCTAG
- a CDS encoding Npun_R2821/Npun_R2822 family protein, whose product MTSRGIYITANDKVLDHAIACLNSIRAYDPSIPVMLIPYNDDYQQVAEVLGRDYGVEVYPDLEFIQRLSENLHAIFGEGFFARPNQFRKQACWFGPFDRFLYIDTDVVVFSAIAKVLDYLDSYDFISYDYQHRGGIRNVFAPAVLEQGVFTATELEDMFNCGFWGSKKGLVSEQDLYDTFAECAAHPDYFDFSEKTSDQPIINYLILKRVARRFNLVRQPGGGPGNWAGSPHFVQAGMTLVDPNVNKPLDYLHWAGYRIQPGCPYWDIWAHYRYLRDPDSRPVEVPTVAPSPIKILSRKAGTLLSRLGR is encoded by the coding sequence ATGACCTCGCGCGGCATATACATCACAGCCAATGACAAGGTGCTCGACCACGCGATCGCCTGCCTGAACAGCATTCGCGCCTACGACCCCAGCATCCCCGTCATGCTGATTCCCTACAACGACGACTACCAGCAGGTGGCTGAAGTGCTGGGCCGCGACTACGGCGTGGAGGTCTACCCCGATCTGGAATTTATTCAGCGCTTGTCAGAAAATTTGCACGCCATCTTTGGCGAGGGGTTCTTTGCCCGGCCCAACCAGTTTCGCAAGCAGGCCTGCTGGTTTGGCCCCTTCGATCGCTTTCTCTACATCGATACCGATGTGGTGGTATTTAGCGCGATCGCCAAAGTACTAGATTATTTGGACAGCTACGACTTCATCAGCTACGACTACCAGCACCGGGGCGGCATTCGCAACGTGTTCGCCCCCGCTGTCCTCGAGCAGGGCGTTTTCACCGCCACCGAGCTAGAGGATATGTTCAACTGCGGCTTTTGGGGGTCCAAAAAAGGGTTGGTCAGCGAGCAAGACCTCTACGACACCTTTGCCGAATGCGCCGCCCATCCCGACTACTTCGACTTTTCAGAAAAAACCTCCGACCAGCCGATCATCAACTATTTGATTCTCAAGCGGGTGGCGCGGCGCTTTAACCTGGTGCGCCAGCCCGGGGGCGGCCCCGGCAACTGGGCGGGCAGCCCCCACTTTGTGCAAGCGGGCATGACGCTGGTAGACCCCAACGTGAACAAACCCCTCGACTACCTGCACTGGGCGGGCTACCGCATTCAGCCCGGCTGCCCCTACTGGGATATTTGGGCTCACTACCGCTATCTGCGCGACCCCGACAGCCGCCCAGTGGAAGTCCCAACCGTGGCTCCATCTCCAATCAAAATCCTCAGCCGCAAGGCAGGAACGCTACTCAGCCGTTTGGGGCGGTAG
- a CDS encoding glycosyltransferase: MTPANRKTIAVWQPYFLGGGAEAVALWVLTALVADYDVTLWTLTGVDLNHLNAMYGTSLNRDRLRVKPLLSPGLTPLVHSLIANLPWLRLAFIHWSIRRFKAISAQYDLAISTYNAVDLGQRGLQYIHWVNVVEQPWAKAGLIMKLMLGLSQFSEANLKANISLTNSFCTAEVVKQTYGIEAQVVYPPVTTAIAPVPWAEKEIAFLCSGRVVVAKQTHRVIEILAQVRQRGFDVKLHITGGGGGTYGWGYERRVRKLAAANADWVTFHQNLPYADYLKVLARCRYGIHHKPEPFGISVAEMVNAGMIPFVYNRGGQIEIVNAANTDLIFHNAQDSVEKIVAVLENPHRQAELLAALLQQKSLFSTDRFTQEIATAVAAHLPPTPTFPTFPRPPATPSPT; encoded by the coding sequence ATGACCCCAGCCAATCGCAAAACCATTGCCGTCTGGCAGCCCTATTTCCTCGGCGGCGGCGCCGAAGCCGTGGCCCTGTGGGTGCTAACCGCCCTGGTGGCCGACTACGACGTCACCCTATGGACCCTGACCGGCGTGGATCTGAACCACCTCAACGCCATGTATGGGACCAGCCTGAACCGCGATCGCCTCCGGGTGAAGCCTCTGCTCAGCCCCGGCCTTACCCCCCTGGTCCACAGTCTGATCGCTAACCTGCCCTGGCTCAGGCTGGCGTTTATCCACTGGTCAATTCGCCGCTTCAAGGCGATCAGCGCCCAGTACGACCTGGCCATCTCCACCTACAACGCCGTCGATCTGGGCCAGCGGGGTCTGCAATACATCCACTGGGTAAACGTGGTGGAGCAGCCCTGGGCCAAGGCCGGCCTGATCATGAAGCTAATGCTGGGGCTGTCGCAGTTTTCTGAGGCCAACCTCAAAGCCAATATCTCCCTTACCAACTCCTTCTGCACCGCTGAGGTGGTGAAGCAAACCTACGGCATTGAGGCCCAGGTGGTCTATCCGCCCGTAACCACGGCGATCGCCCCCGTGCCCTGGGCTGAAAAAGAAATCGCCTTTCTGTGCAGTGGCCGCGTGGTGGTGGCCAAGCAAACCCACCGCGTGATCGAAATTTTGGCGCAGGTGCGCCAGCGGGGCTTTGACGTCAAGCTGCACATCACCGGCGGCGGTGGCGGTACCTACGGCTGGGGCTACGAGCGCCGGGTGCGGAAGCTGGCGGCGGCCAACGCCGACTGGGTCACCTTCCACCAGAATCTGCCCTACGCCGACTACCTCAAAGTTCTGGCCCGCTGCCGCTACGGCATTCACCACAAGCCCGAGCCCTTCGGCATTTCGGTGGCCGAAATGGTGAATGCGGGCATGATTCCCTTTGTCTATAACCGGGGTGGCCAGATCGAAATCGTCAACGCCGCCAACACCGACCTGATTTTCCACAACGCCCAGGACTCGGTAGAGAAAATTGTCGCGGTCCTGGAAAACCCCCACCGCCAGGCCGAGCTACTGGCCGCCCTCCTCCAGCAAAAGTCCCTCTTTTCCACCGATCGCTTCACCCAGGAAATCGCCACCGCCGTCGCCGCCCATCTCCCACCCACCCCTACCTTCCCCACGTTTCCACGCCCTCCCGCCACCCCCTCGCCGACCTAG
- a CDS encoding ABC transporter ATP-binding protein, whose protein sequence is MSANRLVLDVAKKSPLWFVLSILFGLSGAIFNGIGITLIIPLMLDLLGQDMLGNTNFPPLLSSLFSVFDGIDADYQSLALMAVLLVALLLKNLANYCGTAISSLLSRNYVCHLRRDGLRLLLDVDLDYYANVRLGDLMNYLNTEVNRVATAVRTLARIATLLVTILVFLVILMAISWQLTLVSALLMATVALANQVSINQAKGFGQELSSASAALSNRLIEVLSGIRLVKTTANEDREYAIINRLVDQREEAEFKSQLVYASIGPVNEMLSIMAFIALIIVGRSLFANQLETFSSIILIYLVVLFRLLPFIGQLNSSRSQFASNVASTERLDAFLNRSDKPFMASGHRPFSQLSQGIRFNHLSFRYPQADRWALQDINLVLPRGQTLALVGASGAGKSTLADLLPRFYDPSAGAIEIDGVDLREFDIRAFRRRVGVVSQDTFLFNASVKDNICYGYPEATEAEVMEAARRANAEEFILRLPDGYDTLIGDRGIMLSGGQRQRLAIARALVQNPDILILDEATSALDTVSERLVQQAIDELSQNRTTLVIAHRLSTVHRADQIAVLDHGRVVEVGNHHTLLARGQHYANLHAMQFADQPAVTP, encoded by the coding sequence ATGAGCGCTAATCGCCTGGTCCTTGACGTTGCGAAGAAATCGCCCCTGTGGTTTGTGCTGTCGATTTTGTTTGGCCTCTCGGGAGCCATCTTTAACGGCATTGGCATCACGCTGATCATTCCGCTGATGCTGGATCTGCTGGGCCAGGACATGCTGGGGAATACCAATTTTCCACCGCTACTCAGCTCGCTATTCTCCGTTTTTGATGGTATAGACGCGGACTACCAATCGCTGGCGCTGATGGCGGTTTTGCTGGTGGCGCTGCTGCTGAAGAACCTGGCCAACTACTGCGGCACGGCCATTTCTAGCCTGCTCAGCCGCAACTATGTCTGCCACCTGCGCCGGGACGGGCTGCGGCTGTTGCTGGATGTCGATTTGGACTACTACGCCAACGTCAGACTCGGCGACCTGATGAACTACCTCAACACCGAGGTGAATCGGGTGGCCACAGCGGTCAGGACCCTGGCCAGAATCGCCACGCTATTGGTCACGATTCTGGTATTTTTGGTGATTTTGATGGCGATTTCCTGGCAGCTGACGCTGGTTTCGGCCCTGCTGATGGCTACGGTGGCCCTGGCCAACCAGGTGTCGATCAACCAGGCCAAGGGGTTTGGGCAGGAGCTATCGAGTGCCAGCGCTGCCCTCTCCAACCGCTTGATCGAGGTGCTCTCCGGCATTCGCCTGGTCAAAACCACCGCCAACGAAGACCGGGAGTACGCCATCATCAACCGCCTGGTGGATCAGCGGGAGGAGGCCGAGTTTAAGTCGCAGCTGGTGTATGCCAGCATCGGCCCGGTCAACGAAATGCTGAGCATCATGGCGTTTATCGCGCTGATCATTGTGGGGCGATCGCTGTTTGCCAACCAGCTGGAGACCTTCTCCTCCATCATTTTGATTTACCTGGTGGTGCTGTTTCGACTGCTGCCCTTTATCGGCCAGCTCAACAGCAGCCGCAGCCAGTTCGCCAGCAACGTGGCCAGCACCGAGCGCCTTGACGCCTTCCTCAACCGCAGCGACAAACCCTTTATGGCCAGCGGCCACCGGCCCTTCAGCCAGCTCAGCCAGGGTATTCGCTTCAACCACCTCTCGTTTCGCTACCCCCAGGCCGATCGCTGGGCGTTGCAGGACATCAATCTGGTGCTGCCCAGGGGGCAAACCCTGGCCCTGGTGGGGGCGTCGGGAGCCGGAAAATCGACCCTGGCCGACCTGCTACCCCGCTTCTACGACCCCAGTGCGGGGGCAATCGAGATCGACGGCGTAGACCTGAGGGAGTTCGACATCCGCGCCTTTCGTCGCCGGGTGGGGGTGGTGAGTCAGGACACGTTCCTGTTCAATGCGTCGGTGAAAGACAACATCTGCTACGGCTACCCCGAGGCCACCGAAGCGGAGGTGATGGAAGCGGCCCGCCGTGCCAACGCCGAGGAGTTTATTCTCAGGCTGCCCGACGGGTACGACACGCTGATTGGCGATCGCGGCATCATGCTCTCGGGTGGCCAGCGGCAGCGGCTCGCGATCGCCCGCGCCCTGGTGCAAAACCCCGACATTCTCATTCTCGACGAGGCCACCAGCGCCCTCGATACGGTGTCTGAACGGCTGGTGCAGCAGGCGATCGACGAACTCAGCCAGAACCGCACCACCCTGGTGATTGCCCACCGCCTCTCAACGGTGCACCGGGCCGACCAGATTGCGGTGCTCGACCACGGGCGCGTGGTGGAGGTGGGCAACCACCACACCCTGCTAGCCCGGGGACAGCACTACGCCAACCTCCACGCGATGCAGTTTGCCGACCAACCCGCGGTGACCCCATGA
- a CDS encoding DEAD/DEAH box helicase — MLDLAKLFPFPLDDFQYEAAAALDAEKSVVVCAPTGSGKTLIGEYAIHRALAHGKRVFYTTPLKALSNQKLRDFRDQFGYENVGLLTGDLSINRDAPVVVMTTEIFRNMLYGTRIGETGTTLQQVEAVVLDECHYMNDRQRGTVWEESIIYCPPEIQLLALSATVENSGQLTDWLQKVHGPTELIYSDFRPVPLQFHYCTGKRLVPLLDAAQKAINPQLKKQRAPQRQPGRRGSGRVSLPFVVGQLQERDMLPAIYFIFSRRGCDKAVDEVAHLSLVTDEEAQELKLRIDTFLAHNPDAGRAGQVGPLYRGIAAHHAGILPLWKGLVEELFQAGLIKVVFATETLAAGINMPARTTVIASLSKRTDMGHRLLTSSEFLQMAGRAGRRGMDLQGHVVTVESPFEGSREAVHLATSGADPLVSQFTPGYGMVLNLLQTHSLEEAKDLVERSFGQYLATLHLVPQQQEIDRLEGAIAHQQAQLAAFDEGLLAEYAKLKERLKEERRLLKILQQQAAQVLADDVAKMVPFAIAGTLLSLKGKHIPVGEPVPAVLVTKVQGSGQFPYLVCLTQTNQWYVVTTADVVGLHADIPRLQAVDTLAPPSDLAPSPGQHRRGDDYTASLVTTMAIPPSLEMLAPEVQEQLDRMREVEHTLAKHPASQWENTKSLLKRQKRLRDLEAEWRDRKTKLSQYTGRYWQEFLNIMDVLKHFGGLDDNRPTELGEMAAAIRGDNELWLALALESGEFDHLTAAQLAAAFAALVTENSRPDSWCRYRLSGTVEEALGGLHSLRRQLYQQQHRRHIAAPIWLEYDLVGMVEQWANGVDWVTLCDNTSLDEGDIVRILRRTLDVLSQIPHVPYISDDLRSTAREAKDLLNRFPVNEEID, encoded by the coding sequence GTGCTAGACCTCGCCAAACTTTTTCCCTTTCCCCTCGACGATTTTCAGTACGAGGCAGCGGCAGCCTTGGATGCCGAGAAGTCTGTGGTGGTCTGCGCCCCTACCGGCTCGGGCAAAACGCTGATTGGCGAGTATGCGATTCACCGGGCTCTGGCCCACGGCAAGCGGGTCTTTTACACCACGCCGCTGAAAGCACTTTCTAACCAAAAGCTGCGCGATTTTCGCGATCAATTCGGCTACGAAAACGTGGGTTTACTGACCGGAGATCTGTCGATAAACCGCGATGCCCCGGTGGTGGTGATGACCACCGAAATCTTTCGCAACATGCTCTACGGCACCCGAATTGGCGAAACCGGCACCACCTTGCAACAGGTCGAAGCCGTGGTGCTCGACGAGTGCCACTACATGAACGATCGCCAGCGCGGCACCGTGTGGGAAGAATCAATAATTTACTGCCCGCCCGAAATTCAGCTTTTGGCCCTCTCCGCCACGGTGGAAAACTCGGGCCAACTCACCGACTGGCTGCAAAAGGTCCACGGCCCCACGGAGCTGATCTACTCCGACTTTCGCCCGGTGCCCTTACAGTTTCACTACTGCACCGGCAAGCGCCTGGTGCCCCTGCTGGATGCCGCCCAGAAGGCGATCAACCCCCAGCTCAAAAAGCAGCGGGCTCCCCAGCGCCAGCCCGGTCGCCGGGGCAGCGGCCGGGTCAGCCTACCTTTTGTGGTGGGTCAGCTGCAAGAGCGCGACATGCTGCCCGCCATCTACTTTATTTTTAGCCGCCGGGGCTGTGACAAAGCGGTGGATGAGGTGGCCCACCTGTCGCTGGTCACCGACGAGGAAGCTCAGGAACTCAAGCTGCGCATCGACACCTTTTTGGCCCACAACCCCGACGCCGGGCGGGCGGGCCAGGTGGGGCCCCTGTACCGGGGCATTGCCGCCCACCACGCTGGCATTTTGCCCCTGTGGAAGGGGCTGGTGGAGGAACTCTTCCAGGCGGGGCTGATCAAGGTGGTGTTTGCCACCGAAACCCTGGCGGCCGGCATCAACATGCCCGCCCGCACCACGGTGATCGCCAGTCTCTCGAAGCGCACCGACATGGGCCACCGCCTGCTCACCTCCTCAGAGTTCTTGCAGATGGCGGGGAGAGCCGGGCGGCGCGGTATGGATCTCCAGGGCCACGTGGTCACCGTCGAAAGTCCCTTTGAGGGGTCGCGGGAGGCGGTGCACCTGGCCACCTCGGGGGCCGACCCGCTGGTCAGCCAGTTCACCCCTGGCTACGGCATGGTGCTCAACCTGCTGCAAACCCATTCGCTGGAGGAGGCCAAGGACCTGGTTGAGCGCAGCTTTGGCCAGTACCTGGCCACCCTGCACCTGGTGCCCCAGCAGCAGGAGATCGATCGCCTGGAAGGGGCGATCGCCCACCAGCAAGCCCAGCTCGCCGCCTTCGACGAAGGCCTGCTGGCCGAGTACGCCAAGCTCAAAGAGCGGCTCAAAGAAGAGCGCCGCCTGCTGAAGATTTTGCAGCAGCAGGCCGCCCAGGTGCTGGCCGACGATGTGGCCAAGATGGTGCCCTTTGCGATCGCGGGCACCTTGCTCTCCCTCAAGGGCAAGCACATTCCCGTCGGCGAGCCGGTGCCCGCCGTGCTGGTTACCAAGGTGCAGGGGTCGGGGCAGTTCCCTTACCTGGTCTGTCTGACCCAGACCAACCAGTGGTACGTGGTCACTACCGCCGATGTGGTCGGGCTCCACGCCGACATTCCCCGGCTGCAAGCGGTCGATACCCTGGCCCCGCCGAGCGATCTGGCCCCCAGCCCCGGCCAGCATCGCCGCGGCGACGACTACACCGCCAGCCTGGTCACCACCATGGCCATCCCCCCCAGCCTGGAGATGCTGGCCCCCGAGGTGCAGGAGCAGCTCGATCGCATGCGCGAGGTGGAGCACACCCTGGCCAAACACCCCGCCAGCCAGTGGGAGAACACCAAATCGCTGCTCAAGCGCCAGAAGCGGCTGCGCGACCTGGAGGCGGAATGGCGCGATCGCAAGACTAAACTCTCCCAGTACACGGGCCGCTACTGGCAGGAGTTTCTGAACATCATGGATGTGCTCAAGCACTTCGGCGGCCTCGACGACAACCGCCCCACCGAGCTGGGGGAAATGGCCGCCGCCATTCGCGGTGACAACGAGCTGTGGCTGGCCCTGGCCCTGGAGTCGGGGGAGTTTGACCACCTCACTGCGGCGCAGCTGGCCGCCGCCTTCGCGGCTCTCGTCACCGAAAACTCGCGCCCCGACAGCTGGTGCCGCTACCGCCTCTCCGGCACGGTAGAAGAAGCCCTGGGTGGCTTGCACAGCCTCAGGCGACAGCTCTACCAGCAGCAGCACCGCCGCCACATTGCCGCCCCCATCTGGCTGGAGTACGACCTGGTGGGCATGGTTGAGCAGTGGGCCAACGGGGTTGACTGGGTAACGCTGTGCGACAACACCAGCCTCGACGAGGGGGACATTGTTCGCATTTTGCGCCGCACCCTGGATGTGTTGTCCCAGATTCCCCACGTGCCCTACATCAGCGACGACCTGCGTAGCACCGCCCGCGAGGCCAAAGACCTGCTCAACCGCTTCCCCGTCAATGAGGAAATTGACTAA
- a CDS encoding XisI protein — translation MADVNHYRQLVQELLQEYSNIRANNEAVDAEAIFDLQRDRYQVVHVGWSNKRRVYGCVLHLDIIDGKIWIQHDGTEGGIANELVDRGVPKQDIVLGFHSPFKRQFTEFAVG, via the coding sequence ATGGCAGATGTAAACCACTACCGCCAGCTTGTTCAAGAGCTGTTGCAGGAATACAGCAATATCAGAGCCAACAATGAAGCAGTTGACGCTGAGGCGATATTCGATCTTCAGCGCGATCGCTATCAGGTTGTCCACGTGGGCTGGTCAAACAAGCGGCGGGTCTACGGCTGCGTGCTGCACCTCGACATCATCGACGGCAAAATCTGGATCCAGCACGACGGCACCGAGGGCGGCATCGCCAACGAGTTGGTCGATCGCGGCGTGCCGAAGCAGGACATTGTGCTGGGGTTTCACTCGCCCTTTAAGCGTCAGTTCACCGAGTTTGCCGTGGGCTAG